Proteins from a genomic interval of Motacilla alba alba isolate MOTALB_02 chromosome 11, Motacilla_alba_V1.0_pri, whole genome shotgun sequence:
- the PPP1R3E gene encoding protein phosphatase 1 regulatory subunit 3E — MDKAGSLHSSVPGPPPRLYLPRNFSCSACLYGSLAEQCRAGCSPDGDAAPTPVVREAAGEKPPPSRGREPTLPAVPPSPTQRRRAKSLPTPGDRSLRPALQQSPSRRKTVRFADSLGLELTSVHLFCEADLPRVPLPAPPTPRPADLLKTRKPPALGDLEPVLFGPPPPLLEPLFPPQPGASPGFAERVRQHKVRLEWVRAEPAGLRGAVRVLNLAYEKVVSVRYTLNGWASCAEAAAAYQPPAPADGITDRFAFLLPLGAAAAETTLEFAVRYRVAGAEYWDNNEGKNYRLRGRQRVPPAAGPPQDPDSSAWIHFI, encoded by the coding sequence ATGGATAAGGCGGGCTCGCTGCACAGCTCGGTGCCCGGGCCGCCGCCCCGGCTCTACCTGCCGCGCAACTTCAGCTGCAGCGCCTGCCTCTATGGCAGCCTGGCCGAGCAGTGCAGGGCGGGCTGCAGCCCCGACGGCGACGCCGCGCCCACGCCCGTGGTGCGGGAAGCGGCGGGCGAGAAGCCGCCGCCGAGCCGCGGCCGGGAGCCCACGCTGCCCGccgtgccccccagccccacgcAGCGCCGCCGCGCCAAGTCGCTGCCCACGCCCGGCGACCGCAGCCTGCGCCCCGCGCTGCAGCAGAGCCCGTCGCGCCGCAAGACCGTGCGGTTCGCCGACTCgctggggctggagctcacCTCCGTGCACCTCTTCTGCGAGGCCGACCTGCCGCGGGTGCCGCTGCCCGCGCCGCCGACGCCGCGCCCCGCCGACCTCCTCAAGACCAGGAAGCCGCCGGCGCTGGGCGATCTGGAGCCGGTGCTGTtcgggccgccgccgccgctgctggaGCCGCTGTTCCCGCCGCAGCCCGGCGCCAGCCCCGGCTTCGCGGAGCGGGTGCGGCAGCACAAGGTGAGGCTGGAGTGGGTGCGGGCAGAGCcggcggggctgcgcggggccgTGCGCGTCCTCAACCTCGCCTACGAGAAGGTCGTGTCGGTGCGCTACACGCTCAATGGCTGGGCCAGCTGCGCCGAGGCTGCCGCCGCGTACCAGCCGCCCGCGCCGGCCGACGGCATCACCGACCGCTTCgccttcctgctgcccctgggcgccgccgccgccgagaCCACGCTGGAGTTCGCCGTCCGCTACCGCGTCGCCGGCGCCGAGTACTGGGACAACAACGAGGGCAAGAACTACCGGCTGCGGGGCCGGCAGCGCGTCCCGCCCGCCGCAGGGCCCCCGCAGGACCCcgacagctctgcctggatccACTTCATCTGA